From the genome of Bradyrhizobium sp. ORS 278:
GTAGTCGCCGAAGCGCACCGAGGTGATGCGGTCGAGCGAGACTTCGACGTTGTCGGAGGTGAAGTTGCGCAAGCTGGTCGTCATCAGCCGCACCAGGCGGTCGAAGACGATTTCGAGCATCGGCAGACGCTCGTAGGACACCATCGCCGAATCGATGATGGCGCGAATGCCGGAATGGTCGTCGAGATTGACCTCGCCCGCGGTGAAGCCGAGGAGATTGTCGATCTCCTCCTGCGACAGCACCCGCTCGCCGCCGTTCTTGGTGGCGCCGAAATCGCGGCTGCCGTCCTCGACCATCGCGGCCCATTGCAGGGCCATCGATTCCGTGAGTTCGTTAGCTGCTGCGGCTTCCGCGGCCTCTGCGGGGTCCTCCGAATCGAGCGAGGCTTCCCATTGCGCGGCTATCGCATCTTGGTCGACTGGATCGTTGCCTGCCATGATCTTGCGCGTCCGTGCCTTACTGAATCACGATTTCCTTGAACAACACCGCGTTGACCTGGTTGGGCGCCAGCGCGACGTTGACCCGCTTGGTGAGCTCCTCCTTGAGCCGGAACAGGCCCGCCGAGCCGTTGAGGTCGCTCGGCCGGAGCTCGCGCAAATAGGTCTGGAAGATGTCGGTGACGCGCGGCAGCGTCGGCTTGATATGCTCGATCTGCTTCTCCTCCTTCACCTCGAGCACGATCTTCACCTTCAAGTACTGGACGCGGTCGCCGGGATTCCCGACCAGATTGACCAGGAGATCCGGCACCTCGACGAAGGCCGGCGGCTTCGGCGCCGGCGCCGCTTCGGCGTGATGCTCGTCAGCCTTGTGGCTGAAGAAGAAGAAATAGGCCGCGCCGCCGATGCCGAGCAGCGCCAGCGCACCGACGACCATGATGATCAGCTTGAGCTTGCTCTTCGGCGAGCCGAGTTGCTCCTCGCCTTCGCCCGCTCCGCCTTCGTTCTCAGCCATGGCCTTCGGTGTCCCCAGAGAAAATCACGGGAAGCCAACCGATGCCGCCAGAAAGCTCGATGACGCGAAACCAATGCTCCCAGCGCATCTGCGCTTCGTTAAGGGGAACGCTACGGTAACAATGGTTAACGGAAGCTTTCTTTTGGTCAGGAGGTGGGAAAATCTTGCCGGGCAATTATGGTT
Proteins encoded in this window:
- the fliL gene encoding flagellar basal body-associated protein FliL, producing the protein MAENEGGAGEGEEQLGSPKSKLKLIIMVVGALALLGIGGAAYFFFFSHKADEHHAEAAPAPKPPAFVEVPDLLVNLVGNPGDRVQYLKVKIVLEVKEEKQIEHIKPTLPRVTDIFQTYLRELRPSDLNGSAGLFRLKEELTKRVNVALAPNQVNAVLFKEIVIQ